One segment of Purpureocillium takamizusanense chromosome 7, complete sequence DNA contains the following:
- a CDS encoding uncharacterized protein (EggNog:ENOG503P6YH), which yields MPQMPQQQMPQQQMPQQPMPQMPQMPQMPQMQQPQMPPQQRPPPMMNGHQPFLAHMNGPHMAPGNPNMAARPPPVQRQPPERRAKHSVEISDLSLKNETEVDARQKLSSIVVIRHEKFANPNELDEEGYPVTPSWERVTRTEEADIPQQEAKRKIRELAKEGSVVDKKAELHQYIQRQLEETQARLEEKDPDSRYQYVLVQLDWKIKKIDESSVYYKTEKKSKDRDKKDKKDGKKSKKDKEYKIEITKSKSKSKSKSKTRKERISVTAYFKRTPRDNENALKMLDEIRKSKKPQPQVQPHQQQQQQQQQQQQRPAAIPHPNMGQGPLMGQPMPHFPPQQHQHQQAQPPPQAMPQMPPVPPMNHQPRPQQPPMGFPMGGQPVGQQPVGGGHMGGQPFVGQPMGGQPAGPRPGHVGGQGQQGRGANIEVVPPAGKGLKLYFGSSPRDSRSSFTSDDGWDSDGSEYMTPESSIGSSSRRSHRGRYRSRSRHRQRERPECFGLEVPRRHSKRDVDYITAGASNREPASPGPKALTPALDVDRLLEQAYRSGREDEATRGSLRPKVIQAGSPIFRRLPEHEARREVFADDLDRMGDDLYRTRLDDEIRQSRDLRRMQEAQYERQRDDLERDRRMQDRLGRYDPMDRIPRAAVDGRDYLRYRDDFRESRVVEPSNPFRRSASYYVARSR from the coding sequence atgCCTCAGATGCCGCAACAGCAGATGCCGCAACAGCAGATGCCTCAGCAGCCCATGCCCCAGATGCCCCAGATGCCCCAGATGCCTCAGATGCAACAGCCCCAGATGCCTCCTCAGCAGAGACCACCGCCCATGATGAACGGCCATCAACCGTTCCTTGCGCACATGAACGGCCCTCACATGGCCCCCGGTAACCCAAACATGgccgcacggccgccgcccgtccagcGACAACCGCCAGAACGCCGGGCCAAGCACTCCGTCGAGATCTCGGACCTGAGTCTCAAGAACGAGACCGAAGTCGACGCTCGCCAGAAGCTCtccagcatcgtcgtcattCGCCACGAGAAGTTTGCCAACCCCaacgagctggacgaggaagGATATCCCGTCACGCCGTCGTGGGAACGCGTGACGCGCACAGAAGAGGCCGACATCCCGCAGCAGGAGGCCAAGCGAAAGATCcgcgagctggccaaggaaggCTCCGTGGTCGATAAGAAGGCCGAGCTCCACCAGTAcatccagcgccagctcgaggagacCCAGGCTCGCCTTGAGGAGAAAGACCCAGACTCCCGCTATCAGTACGTCTTGGTCCAGCTAGACTGGAAGATCAAAAAAATCGACGAGAGCTCCGTGTACTAcaagacggagaagaagagcaaggacagggacaagaaggacaagaaggatggcaagaagagcaagaaggacaaggagtACAAGATTGAGATAACAAAGTCCAAGTCCAAGTCCAAATCCAAGTCCAAGACCCGGAAGGAGCGCATCTCTGTCACGGCGTACTTCAAAAGGACCCCCAGAGACAACGAGAACGCGCTCAAGATGCTGGACGAGATCCGAAAGTCCAAGAAGCCGCAGCCACAGGTCCAGCcgcatcagcagcaacaacaacagcaacagcaacagcagcagcggcctgccGCCATCCCCCACCCCAACATGGGCCAGGGCCCTCTCATGGGTCAGCCCATGCCTCATTTCCCACCACAGCAGCATCAACACCAGCAggctcagccgccgccgcaggcgaTGCCACAAATGCCTCCTGTGCCACCCATGAACCATCAGCcacggccgcagcagccgcccatGGGCTTCCCGATGGGAGGCCAGCCCGTCGGTCAGCAacccgtcggcggcgggcacatGGGCGGGCAGCCGTTTGTGGGACAGCCCATGGGCGGGCAGCCGGCTGGACCGCGACCGGGACATGTCGGCGGacagggccagcagggccgAGGCGCAAACATCGAAGTCGTGCCGCCAGCCGGCAAAGGCCTCAAGCTGTACTTTGGGTCATCGCCCCGCGATTCAAGGAGCTCCTTCACTTCCGACGACGGCTGGGACTCGGACGGGAGCGAGTACATGACGCCGGAGTCGTCCATTGGATCCAGTTCCCGCCGCTCTCATCGTGGAAGGTACAGGAGCCGCagccgtcaccgccagcgcgAGCGGCCAGAGTGCTTTGGTCTCGAggtgcctcgtcgtcactcGAAGCGGGACGTCGATTAcatcaccgccggcgcctccaacAGAGAGCCGGCCTCCCCCGGTCCCAAGGCACTCACGCCGGCGCTAGACGTCGACAGGCTGCTCGAGCAGGCATATCGAAGCGGCCGAGAGGATGAGGCCACACGCGGTTCGCTTCGGCCCAAGGTCATCCAGGCAGGGTCCCCCATCTTCCGTCGGCTGCCAGAACACGAGGCTCGGCGAGAGGTCTTTGCGGACGACCTTGACAGGATGGGAGACGACCTGTACCGGACCAGGCTGGACGATGAGATCCGGCAGAGTCGGGACCTGCGCCGGATGCAAGAGGCCCAGTACGAGCGGCAGCGAGACGACCTGGAACGCGACCGAAGAATGCAAGACAGGCTCGGGCGATATGACCCAATGGACAGGATCCCCCGGGCAGCCGTTGACGGACGGGACTACCTGCGCTACAGGGACGACTTCCGCGAGTCGCGGGTTGTCGAGCCCAGCAATCCCTTCCGCAGGTCGGCATCTTATTACGTCGCGCGCTCACGGTAA
- a CDS encoding uncharacterized protein (COG:S~EggNog:ENOG503P5W5) — translation MTQHGNSSGPYRILPLVVVTPNHGSHSDSCKTAAAKQHRQNPPLPRDEKEHQQQEAHHCYSYQVRGGRDRRRLVSSLVALHVACIQLDGALMRFHPPFGAAQRHRMRLFWEERIAQATVGRRVVLLALPAAAAAAAPGVGGVGGGGVATGDADDIIDDDDDDNDDDINDDVTDLPIAGVVELATPDADTGPFRADVEMLMVSPRHRRAGLGGRLMAAVEDAARERGRTLLQLSTTVGSVAEERLYPALGYTKVRRPFHILLTLMTSLHSLTHSYYYYSIHDNHHTPLFPFPKDATIHNPPP, via the exons ATGACGCAACacggcaacagcagcggcccCTACCGAATCTTGCCCCTGGTGGTAGTGACGCCCAACCACGGGTCTCACAGTGACAGCTGTaagaccgccgccgcgaagcaGCATCGTCAGAACCCTCCCCTGCCGCGGGACGAGAAggagcaccagcagcaggaagcACACCACTGCTACAGTTACCAGGTCCGCGGGGGGCGGGACCGGCGacgcctcgtctcgtcgctcgtcgcgctgcaTGTCGCCTGCATCCAGCTGGACGGCGCCCTGATGCGCTTCCACCCGCCCTttggcgccgcgcagcggcaccgcaTGCGCCTCTTTTGGgaggagcgcatcgcccaGGCCACCGTCGGACGCAGGGTCGTCTTGCTCGCcctccctgctgctgctgctgctgccgcccctggtgttggtggtgttggtggtggtggtgttgctaCCGGTGATGCAGACGACATtatcgacgacgacgacgacgacaacgacgacgacatcaacgacgacgtcaccgacctgcccatcgccggcgtcgtcgagctcgccacCCCAGACGCCGACACGGGGCCCTtccgcgccgacgtcgagatgCTCATGGTCTcgccgcgccatcgccgcgccggcctgggcgggcgcctcatggccgccgtcgaggacgccgctCGCGAGAGAGGCAGGACCCTGCTC CAACTCTCCACCACGGTAGGatccgtcgccgaggagcgcctctACCCTGCGCTGGGGTACACCAAGGTCCGTCGTCCATTTCACATTCTTCTCACGCTCATGACGAGCCTCcattcactcactcactcataCTACTACTATTCTATTCACGACAACCACCACACACCCCTCTTTCCCTTCCCAAAAGATGCCACGATCCACAatccaccaccatga
- a CDS encoding uncharacterized protein (EggNog:ENOG503NW1Z~COG:D) translates to MQAEPNNPSRRRPRLSSSSSSAAATAAKRPRFATDSSPPPPSSMASARARGKMPETAIDLTGSGPGSPAAPTAAAAPPQARPMGSAFQPYSGAKKLVIKNLRASTKSDAAHADEYYARTERELQAAIDAILAGQRPAVPLERLYRGVEDLCRRGHAAKICATLTTRVDHHLQDVVLPKIKRAGAGSDMDTLRSMLAEWKTWNAQAVTLRSTFSFLDRTYLLRESLPSINDMTIAYFRRMAFAQAGPLADRLPGKRAVAGICEMVEYDRRSDERMDGNLLKDSIRMLYVLGVYVKHFEPLFLKQSDAYFKEFGESWSGASLKEYVKACETLLQKEDYRCIAYNLESTTEKQLMDSAHQILIDQYSDKLLNGGSLAHLLSEKDFKSMKGVYQLLRLSGIQKKLKGPWGDYIRSTGASIVSDKERGDQMVLRLLELRRSLDLMIRDAFDQDEVFLWGMREAFGKFMNDRVTAACWDSGTSKIGEMIAKYIDMLLRGGLKALPKDLLSDVKDRAVAEKLGQASSADEDAELDRQLDQALELFRFIEGKDAFEAFYKKDLARRLLMGRSASQDAERNMLTKLRSECGSNFTHNLEQMFKDQELAKDEMEGYNQWMDANLERKARVDLSVMILSAAAWPTYPDVRLNLPDAVATEIERFDGHYKNKHTGRILTWKHSLAHCSIKASFPKGSKELLVSAYQAVVLMLFNDVSEDEGFLTYDQISAATGLQGGDLERTLQSLACGKARVLLKHPKGRDVSSTDTFTFNKTFSDPKYRVKINQIQLKETKEENKATHERIAQDRRFETQAAIVRIMKSRKTMGHAELVAEVINLTKKRGSVEPAAIKKEIESLIEKDYIEREDNAYTYLA, encoded by the exons ATGCAGGCCGAACCCAACAatccctcccgccgccggcctcgcctttcctcgtcgtcctcctccgccgccgccaccgccgctaAGCGCCCCAGGTTTGCTACAGACTCGTCGCCCCCACCGCCGTCCAGCATGGccagcgcgcgggcgaggggcaAGATGCCCGAGACGGCCATCGACCTTACCGGCTCCGGCCCCGGCTCTCCCGCTGCgcctaccgccgccgccgcgccaccgcaGGCGAGGCCCATGGGCTCGGCCTTCCAGCCCTACAGCGGCgccaagaagctcgtcatcAAGAATCTCCGCGCGTCGACCAAGAgtgacgccgcccacgccgacgagtaCTACGCGCGGACCGAGCGGGAGCTGCAGGCGGCCATAGATGCCATCTTGGCGGGCCAGCGACCCGCCGTGCCCCTCGAGAGACTGTatcgcggcgtcgaggactTGTGCCGGAGGGGCCATGCCGCCAAGATCTGCGCCACGCTCACGACCCGCGTTGATCATCACCTCCAGGACGTGGTGTTGCCCAAGATAAAGCGGGCGGGAGCCGGCTCGGATATGGATACGCTAAGGAGCATGCTGGCCGAGTGGAAGACGTGGAATGCTCAGGCG GTCACTCTCCGGTCGACGTTTAGTTTTCTCGATCGGACATATCTATTGCGCGAGTCTCTACCCTCCATCAACGACATGACTATCGCCTACTTTCGAAGGATGGCGTTTGCACAGGCAGGGCCCCTCGCAGATCGCCTGCCCGGTAAGCGAGCAGTGGCGGGCATCTGCGAGATGGTAGAGTACGACCGCCGGAGCGACGAGCGAATGGATGGCAACCTTCTCAAGGACTCAATACGGATGCTTtacgtcctcggcgtctaTGTTAAGCACTTTGAGCCGTTGTTCCTGAAGCAGTCGGATGCATATTTCAAAGAATTTGGCGAGTCCTGGAGTGGTGCCAGCCTCAAGGAGTATGTCAAGGCATGTGAGACGTTGTTGCAGAAGGAGGATTACCGATGCATCGCCTACAACCTGGAGAGCACCACCGAGAAGCAGCTGATGGATTCGGCCCACCAGATCCTCATCGACCAGTACTCGGACAAGCTGTTGAATGGGGGCAGCCTGGCGCACCTGTTATCGGAGAAGGATTTTAAATCCATGAAGGGCGTATACCAGCTACTGCGGTTGTCAGGCATACAAAAGAAGCTTAAGGGGCCATGGGGCGACTATATTCGATCAACAGGCGCGTCCATCGTCTCAGACAAGGAGCGTGGCGACCAGATGGTGTTGCGGCTGCTTGAGCTTCGACGCTCACTAGACCTGATGATCCGCGACGCCTTTGACCAGGACGAGGTCTTCTTGTGGGGAATGCGCGAGGCGTTTGGCAAGTTCATGAACGACCGGGTGACAGCCGCCTGCTGGGACTCGGGGACGTCCAAGATTGGCGAAATGATCGCCAAATACATTGACATGCTGTTGCGGGGCGGTCTCAAGGCGCTGCCCAAGGATCTCTTGTCCGACGTCAAGGACCGGGCCGTTGCTGAGAAGTTGGGCCAGGCAAGCAGcgccgacgaagacgcaGAGCTCGACCGACAGCTGGATCAGGCGCTAGAGCTTTTCAGATTCatcgagggcaaggacgcGTTTGAGGCCTTCTACAAGAAGGACCTTGCCAGGCGGCTGCTCATGGGCCGAAGCGCGAGCCAGGACGCGGAGCGCAACATGCTCACGAAGCTGCGCAGCGAGTGTGGCTCCAACTTCACGCACAACCTGGAGCAGATGTTCAAGGAtcaggagctggccaaggatGAGATGGAGGGCTATAATCAATGGATGGACGCCAACCTGGAGCGAAAGGCCCGCGTAGATCTCTCCGTCATGATCCTCTCCGCTGCGGCGTGGCCGACATACCCAGACGTGCGGCTTAACCTtcccgacgccgtcgccacggaGATTGAGCGGTTCGACGGACATTACAAAAACAAGCACACGGGCCGCATCCTGACGTGGAAGCATTCTCTGGCACACTGCTCGATCAAGGCGTCGTTCCCCAAGGGATCCAAGGAGCTTCTCGTATCCGCCTACCAGGCCGTCGTGCTGATGCTCTTCAACGACGtgtccgaggacgagggcttCCTCACGTACGATCAGAtatcggcggcgacgggcttgcAGGGCGGGGACCTGGAGCGCACGCTGCAGTCGCTGGCATGCGGCAAGGCGCGGGTGCTGTTGAAGCACCCCAAGGGCCGGGACGTCAGCTCGACCGATACATTCACCTTCAACAAGACATTCTCGGACCCCAAGTACCGCGTCAAGATCAATCAGATCCAGCTTAAGGagaccaaggaggagaaCAAGGCGACTCACGAAAGGATCGCGCAGGATCGTCGGTTCGAGACGCAGGCGGCCATTGTGCGCATTATGAAGAGCCGCAAGACCATGGGCCACGCGGAGCTTGTGGCAGAGGTGATCAATCTGACGAAGAAGCGAGGCAGCGTTGAGCCCGCAGCGATCAAGAAGGAGATTGAAAG CCTTATCGAGAAGGATTATATTGAGCGCGAGGACAACGCCTACACATACCTGGCGTGA